The Miscanthus floridulus cultivar M001 chromosome 17, ASM1932011v1, whole genome shotgun sequence genome has a window encoding:
- the LOC136517860 gene encoding acetylornithine aminotransferase, mitochondrial-like, which produces MTSLQSFLAAKPVAAGWAAGARSAAPQSRRARASACLAAPPPPPTTAASVGPARRELSAASRAVVEDEARYLVGTYKRSRVVFEYGRGCKLYDTDGREYLDMSSGIAVTALGHADPDVCATITEQSSKIVHVSNVFYTTPQVELAKRLVKVSFADRAFFASTGTEANEAAIKFSRKFQRIAHPDSDDPPMEFLAFSNSFHGRTMGAVALTSKSQYREPFAPVMPGVTFVDYGDLEAAKKFIQSGRVAAVFVEPVQGEGGIHSATQEFLQGLRNACDEAGALLVFDELQCGFGRTGYLWAHEAFGVEPDIMTLAKPLANGIPIGVVLVKEKVAAAINYGDHGTTFGGGPLACQTAITVFDKIMKPGFLAEVSKKGENFKQLLRTKLSGNLHVKEVRGVGLLVGIELDVPAGPLVDACLDAGVIVLTAGKGNVVRLVPPLIISEMELAHAADVIRDCLPALDVATA; this is translated from the exons ATGACCTCGCTCCAGTCCTTCCTCGCCGCCAAGCCGGTCGCCGCTGGCTGGGCCGCGGGCGCGCGGTCCGCCGCTCCGCAGTCCCGCCGCGCGCGCGCCTCGGCCTGCctcgcggcgccgccgccgccgccgaccaccgcGGCCTCCGTGGGGCCGGCGCGGCGGGAGCTGTCGGCCGCGAGCCGGGCCGTCGTGGAGGACGAGGCGCGGTACCTCGTCGGCACCTACAAGCGGTCCCGCGTCGTCTTCGAGTACGGGCGCGGGTGCAAGCTCTACGACACCGACGGGCGCGAGTACCTCGACATGTCCTCCGGCATCGCCGTCACGGCGCTCGGCCACGCGGATCCTGACGTGTGCGCCACCATCACGGAGCAGAGCAGTAAAATCGTCCACGTCAGCAACGTCTTCTACACTACACCCCAG GTGGAGCTCGCCAAGCGGCTCGTGAAGGTGTCGTTCGCGGACCGCGCCTTCTTCGCCAGCACTGGCACGGAGGCCAACGAGGCGGCCATCAAATTCTCCCGCAAGTTCCAGCGGATCGCCCACCCAGACAGTGACGATCCGCCCATGGAGTTCTTGGCGTTCAGCAACAGCTTCCACGGCCGGACTATGGGCGCCGTCGCGCTCACCAGCAAGTCGCAGTACCGGGAGCCCTTTGCGCCCGTCATGCCCGGAGTGACCTTCGTAGATTACGGAGATCTGGAGGCGGCCAAGAAGTTCATACAGTCTGGCAGGGTCGCTGCTGTCTTCGTCGAGCCCGTGCAGGGTGAGGGTGGTATTCACAGTGCCACCCAGGAGTTCTTGCAGGGGCTGCGGAATGCCTGTGACGAGGCGGGAGCCCTCTTGGTCTTTGATGAG CTGCAATGTGGTTTCGGGCGCACGGGTTACCTCTGGGCCCATGAGGCATTTGGAGTCGAACCAGACATAATGACCTTAGCAAAGCCATTGGCCAATGGTATTCCCATCGGTGTCGTCTTGGTCAAGGAGAAGGTTGCTGCAGCCATAAACTATGGCGACCATGGTACAACATTCGGCGGCGGCCCCCTTGCCTGCCAGACTGCGATAACCGTGTTTGACAAAATCATGAAACCTGGTTTCTTGGCTGAGGTGTCCAAGAAAGGGGAGAACTTCAAGCAGCTTCTCCGCACCAAGCTGAGCGGAAACCTGCACGTAAAGGAGGTCCGTGGGGTTGGGCTTCTTGTTGGCATCGAGCTAGATGTACCAGCTGGTCCTTTGGTGGACGCATGCTTGGATGCAGGCGTCATAGTGCTGACCGCCGGCAAAGGCAATGTTGTGAGGCTCGTGCCACCACTCATCATCTCAGAGATGGAGCTGGCGCATGCCGCGGATGTTATCAGGGACTGTCTGCCGGCGCTTGATGTCGCCACTGCTTAA
- the LOC136515296 gene encoding endoglucanase 14-like gives MTTAIAGDLKPWPDAGNAAAMKNHLEEFLCGVLEHNSNDGRLSPGGVLWLEPWNNLQYVTSAAFVLAAHSDHLQAAAGAGASLRCGGATLPPSQLLAFARSQADYILGANPERMSYMVGYGARFPEQVHHRGASVPSIKSSPGKITCKGGFGYYSRDAPNPNVIVGAIVGGPDGSDRYDDSRRNYQQTEPSTVTVAPIVGALARLSQQN, from the coding sequence ATGACgacagctatagccggagatttaaaaccttggccCGACGCCGGCAACGCGGCGGCGATGAAGAACCACCTGGAGGAGTTCCTCTGCGGCGTGCTGGAGCACAACAGCAACGACGGGAGGCTGAGCCCCGGCGGCGTGCTGTGGCTGGAGCCCTGGAACAACCTGCAGTACGTCACCTCCGCGGCGTTCGTGCTCGCCGCGCACTCCGACCACCTGCAGGCAGCCGCGGGAGCGGGCGCCTCGCTCCGGTGCGGCGGGGCGACGCTGCCGCCGTCGCAGCTGCTCGCGTTCGCGCGGTCCCAGGCGGACTACATCCTCGGCGCCAACCCGGAGAGGATGAGCTACATGGTCGGGTACGGCGCCAGGTTCCCGGAGCAGGTGCACCACCGCGGCGCGTCGGTGCCGTCCATCAAGTCCAGCCCCGGCAAGATCACCTGCAAGGGAGGGTTCGGCTACTACAGCAGGGACGCGCCCAACCCCAACGTCATCGTCGGCGCCATCGTCGGAGGGCCCGATGGCAGCGACCGGTACGACGATTCCCGGCGGAATTACCAGCAGACCGAGCCGTCCACCGTCACCGTCGCGCCCATTGTCGGAGCGCTTGCGAGGCTTTCGCAGCAGAACTGA
- the LOC136515297 gene encoding S-type anion channel SLAH2-like has protein sequence MDGASPVARKEADVAVTVSAQAAAHVQETDIPYSIACSVPSSPSGLHLGACASIVRMATEVSLDTHHHGATAEAPQLLSQTGHPTLTISTEEPWRDRRFDHLKTFSSGSRVERQVSTLHPPAEIEVADSKISEEEEEETGDGDGDGDSENEVPSVDRYFSALQGRELETLRATEVSTLPDGETWPFLLRFPVSAFGMCLGVSSQAMLWKSLQSEPSMAFLHVSPAVNQALWWVSVALTAFVSSVYLLKAVFYFEVVRREFCNPIRVNFFFAPWVACLFLVNGLPRPVAAIHDSHVVWYVLMTPILLLDLKIYGQWMSGGGRRLSKVANPTSHLAIVGALLGALVGLHEAPLFFFAVGLAHYVVLFVTLYQWLGTNDVRLPKELHPVFFLFVAVPSVASMAWARLCGEFGFGAKIPYFISLFLFVSLVVRINLFFRGIRFSLAWWAYTFPMTSVAIATTMYASSVNSLVSRVLAIGLAGIASVTVTGVLVTTMYHAFVRKDLFPNDVSIAIMQRLNKPKHAVAQLARCIL, from the coding sequence ATGGACGGCGCTTCTCCCGTGGCCAGGAAGGAGGCGGACGTGGCGGTGACGGTGAGTGCGCAGGCGGCGGCGCACGTGCAGGAGACCGACATTCCGTACTCCATCGCATGTAGCGTGCCGTCGTCGCCGTCTGGGCTTCACCTCGGCGCGTGCGCGTCCATCGTGCGCATGGCGACAGAGGTCAGTCTCGACACGCACCACCACGGGGCCACCGCGGAGGCGCCACAGCTGCTCAGTCAGACGGGGCACCCGACGCTGACGATCAGCACCGAGGAGCCGTGGCGGGACCGCCGGTTCGATCACTTGAAGACCTTCTCCAGCGGCAGCCGCGTCGAGCGCCAGGTCTCCACCCTTCACCCTCCGGCAGAGATCGAAGTCGCAGACTCGAAGatctccgaggaggaggaggaggagaccggcgacggcgacggcgacggcgacagcgAGAACGAGGTCCCCAGCGTCGACCGATATTTCTCCGCCCTGCAAGGACGGGAGCTGGAGACGCTGAGAGCGACGGAGGTGTCGACGCTGCCCGACGGCGAGACGTGGCCGTTCCTGCTACGGTTCCCGGTGAGCGCGTTCGGGATGTGCCTGGGCGTCAGCAGCCAGGCGATGCTGTGGAAGTCGCTGCAGTCGGAGCCGTCCATGGCGTTCCTCCACGTGAGCCCGGCCGTGAACCAGGCGCTCTGGTGGGTCTCGGTGGCGCTCACGGCCTTCGTCTCCTCCGTCTACCTGCTCAAGGCGGTGTTCTACTTCGAGGTCGTCCGCCGCGAATTCTGCAACCCCATCCGCGTCAACTTCTTCTTCGCGCCGTGGGTCGCCTGCCTCTTCCTCGTCAATGGCCTGCCGCGGCCGGTGGCGGCGATCCACGACAGCCACGTCGTCTGGTACGTGCTCATGACCCCAATCTTGCTGCTGGACCTCAAGATCTACGGCCAGTGGATGTCCGGCGGCGGGCGCCGGCTGTCCAAGGTGGCGAACCCGACGAGCCACCTGGCCATCGTCGGCGCGCTGCTGGGAGCCCTGGTAGGACTCCACGAGGcgcccctcttcttcttcgccgtcGGGCTGGCGCACTACGTCGTGCTGTTCGTGACGCTGTACCAGTGGCTCGGCACCAACGATGTGCGGCTCCCCAAGGAGCTCCACCCGGTGTTCTTCCTCTTCGTCGCCGTGCCCAGCGTCGCCTCCATGGCATGGGCCAGGCTCTGCGGCGAGTTCGGCTTTGGCGCCAAGATCCCCTActtcatctccctcttcctcttcgTGTCGCTGGTGGTCCGCATCAACCTGTTCTTCAGAGGAATCAGGTTCTCGCTGGCGTGGTGGGCGTACACGTTCCCGATGACGAGCGTGGCCATCGCGACCACCATGTATGCGTCGTCGGTGAACAGCTTGGTCAGCCGGGTGCTGGCGATCGGGCTCGCCGGGATCGCGTCGGTGACGGTCACCGGTGTGCTGGTGACAACCATGTACCACGCCTTTGTGCGCAAGGACCTGTTTCCCAACGATGTGTCCATTGCCATCATGCAGCGGCTCAACAAGCCCAAGCACGCAGTGGCTCAATTGGCCCGTTGCATCCTTTGA